A window of Infirmifilum lucidum contains these coding sequences:
- a CDS encoding zinc metalloprotease, whose protein sequence is MAREAFYPREVQELTLATLAVFAVLAGQCFYALNTLNILRLLTLAFLIYVPHELAHKFVAQYYGYPARYSILWEFFLITLLSAIPLIPIKFIAPGTVYIYTGTGITRRENGIISAAGPATNILLGTVGLFAGGSFARIVVNYSGWIAFFNLLPIGPLDGKKVLDWNAVIWGAMIVMALFMVFY, encoded by the coding sequence GTGGCGCGTGAAGCCTTCTACCCGCGCGAGGTTCAGGAGTTGACTCTTGCAACGTTAGCAGTATTTGCAGTTCTAGCCGGCCAGTGCTTCTATGCCTTAAACACTCTAAACATTCTACGGCTACTGACGCTGGCCTTCCTTATCTACGTCCCCCACGAGCTGGCACACAAATTCGTGGCGCAGTACTACGGCTACCCGGCCAGGTACTCTATCCTGTGGGAGTTCTTTCTCATCACGCTCTTATCCGCTATCCCGCTCATACCGATAAAGTTCATCGCGCCCGGAACAGTCTACATTTACACGGGTACGGGTATAACCAGGAGGGAGAACGGGATTATCTCAGCTGCAGGGCCTGCGACGAACATTCTCCTAGGTACAGTCGGCCTGTTTGCGGGAGGATCCTTTGCGAGGATAGTCGTAAACTATAGCGGCTGGATAGCCTTCTTCAACCTGCTCCCCATAGGCCCCCTTGACGGGAAGAAGGTTCTGGACTGGAATGCAGTTATATGGGGGGCGATGATTGTAATGGCACTCTTCATGGTGTTCTACTGA
- a CDS encoding XTP/dITP diphosphatase, giving the protein MKLYLATSNRHKVEEVALALARYGVEVVAVRAEKLEIQSRSLEEIALTAAKNLREMDAPVAVEDAGLFIHALKGFPGPYSHYVYDTIGIPGVLKLLEGVEDRRAVFVSVIAVKTPDGRVEAFRGEVEGNITREPRGTRGFGFDPIFQPLGADKTFAEMSVNEKNEYSHRARAARALAEWLMKNFQATSRIE; this is encoded by the coding sequence GTGAAGCTCTACCTGGCCACGTCTAACAGGCACAAAGTGGAAGAAGTTGCCCTTGCCCTCGCCCGGTACGGCGTCGAGGTCGTGGCAGTCAGGGCGGAGAAGCTGGAGATCCAGTCGAGAAGCCTCGAGGAGATAGCCCTGACGGCGGCGAAGAACCTCCGCGAGATGGACGCCCCCGTGGCAGTCGAGGACGCCGGACTCTTCATCCACGCGCTGAAGGGTTTCCCGGGCCCCTACAGCCACTACGTCTACGACACCATAGGGATACCGGGCGTGCTGAAGCTCCTCGAAGGCGTGGAAGACCGCAGGGCAGTCTTCGTCTCCGTGATCGCCGTCAAGACTCCCGACGGCAGAGTGGAGGCGTTTAGGGGCGAGGTAGAGGGGAACATAACCCGCGAGCCTCGCGGCACCAGGGGGTTCGGCTTCGACCCGATTTTCCAGCCCCTAGGCGCCGACAAAACTTTCGCCGAAATGAGCGTGAATGAGAAGAACGAGTACTCCCACAGGGCCAGGGCAGCGAGAGCCCTGGCAGAGTGGCTAATGAAAAACTTTCAGGCCACTAGTAGGATAGAATGA
- a CDS encoding Mrp/NBP35 family ATP-binding protein, with protein sequence MSSEKERELKLQALRKAREQEEQARKRLSQIKYKLIVLSGKGGVGKSFITANLAAALASKGFEVGVLDADVHGPSIPKMFGVHGQAMYAGPAGLLPIVGVGGVRVVSADLMLPDEETALIWRGPLKTGFIRELLSMVAWSPLDFLLVDLPPGTGDEPLTIAQLIKDLSGAIVVTTPSDLTRIIVKKAITFCKQLNVSLLGIVNNMSHFTCPVCGTRHYIFGQAGTSRLVEETGVRVLADIPIDPRINESVENGVPFVLAYPESEASRSLLDLADKVAEILKASPRPKGETSSL encoded by the coding sequence GTGTCGTCTGAGAAAGAGCGCGAGCTCAAGTTACAGGCTCTGAGGAAGGCTCGAGAGCAGGAGGAGCAAGCTAGGAAGAGGCTAAGCCAGATAAAATACAAATTGATTGTACTCAGCGGGAAGGGAGGCGTTGGGAAGAGTTTTATAACAGCTAACCTGGCGGCGGCTCTAGCGAGTAAGGGGTTCGAGGTGGGGGTTCTCGACGCCGACGTCCACGGGCCGTCAATACCCAAAATGTTCGGGGTTCATGGCCAGGCGATGTACGCTGGGCCGGCCGGTCTACTGCCCATTGTGGGTGTTGGGGGTGTTCGGGTTGTATCGGCGGATCTAATGCTACCCGACGAGGAAACAGCCCTCATCTGGCGCGGCCCCCTCAAGACCGGTTTCATACGCGAGCTACTGTCAATGGTTGCTTGGAGCCCGCTCGACTTCCTTCTCGTAGACCTGCCCCCTGGAACAGGCGACGAGCCCCTCACGATTGCCCAGCTGATCAAGGATCTAAGCGGGGCTATCGTCGTAACTACACCAAGCGACCTCACGAGAATAATTGTTAAGAAGGCCATAACCTTCTGCAAACAGCTCAACGTCTCACTACTCGGCATCGTCAATAACATGAGCCACTTCACTTGCCCCGTCTGCGGCACCAGGCACTACATCTTCGGCCAGGCTGGCACGTCGCGCCTAGTAGAGGAAACGGGCGTGAGAGTCCTAGCAGACATCCCGATAGACCCCCGGATAAACGAGTCCGTGGAAAACGGTGTGCCGTTCGTCCTAGCATACCCGGAGAGCGAGGCTTCGCGTAGCCTGCTCGACCTGGCAGACAAAGTAGCCGAGATTCTCAAGGCTAGTCCTAGGCCTAAAGGAGAGACTTCAAGCTTATGA
- a CDS encoding SagB/ThcOx family dehydrogenase yields MYSLPKVQVRDRPSLREALWCLANNTPLECSPCDVRGVARILFHVQGCRDGRFRTVPSAGATYPLEVYLYSRNELLPVDYGVYRYRPCRSVLEPVKGASVGFEGFAINSVSERTTSFYGSRGYRYVRQEIGHALQNLLLSLVSHGFAYNVRVVNIGLEGVVGEARVAEVEVREARDHCKGFLVERGAPLDAVIASRSSIRTFKKEGLSEEQLLTLLKWSTGDVIEGGRPYPKIFGSYLVETYVFTKSVKGLDPGVYYFETSTGELEPVKLGDVSEDLWRHSLRQTSVLRAPAVIILAGRGYEAEVECGIVGQNIYLNATHDGLGTVAIGAFNDENIARVTGVEDPLYLMPLGRPAP; encoded by the coding sequence ATGTATAGCTTGCCTAAAGTTCAGGTACGGGATCGTCCCTCACTCAGGGAGGCCCTGTGGTGCCTAGCTAACAACACTCCACTGGAGTGCTCTCCGTGTGACGTCAGGGGGGTGGCACGCATACTGTTCCATGTGCAAGGGTGCAGGGATGGCAGGTTTAGGACAGTCCCCTCGGCGGGGGCCACTTACCCGCTAGAGGTATACCTGTACTCTAGGAATGAGCTCTTGCCCGTTGACTACGGGGTTTACAGGTACAGGCCGTGTAGATCGGTGCTTGAGCCTGTAAAGGGCGCCAGCGTGGGCTTCGAGGGCTTCGCCATAAACAGCGTGAGCGAGAGGACTACGAGCTTCTACGGCTCGAGAGGCTACAGGTACGTGAGGCAGGAGATCGGCCACGCCTTGCAGAACCTACTCCTCTCGCTGGTGAGCCATGGCTTCGCCTATAATGTCCGGGTCGTAAACATAGGACTTGAGGGCGTTGTCGGGGAGGCTAGAGTAGCCGAGGTAGAAGTACGAGAGGCCCGCGACCACTGCAAGGGGTTCCTGGTAGAGCGTGGCGCCCCCCTAGACGCGGTCATAGCTTCAAGGTCTAGCATAAGGACGTTTAAGAAGGAGGGCCTGTCAGAGGAACAGTTACTGACGCTACTCAAGTGGTCTACCGGGGATGTAATTGAGGGCGGGAGACCCTACCCCAAGATCTTCGGGAGCTACCTAGTAGAGACCTACGTGTTCACTAAGAGCGTTAAGGGGCTTGATCCGGGCGTCTACTACTTCGAGACAAGCACCGGTGAGCTTGAGCCAGTGAAACTGGGAGACGTCTCAGAAGACCTGTGGAGGCACTCGCTACGCCAGACGAGCGTGCTTAGAGCGCCAGCCGTTATTATCCTAGCCGGCAGAGGCTACGAGGCCGAGGTAGAGTGCGGAATAGTGGGACAGAACATATACTTAAACGCTACGCACGACGGCCTAGGCACGGTAGCCATAGGGGCGTTTAACGACGAGAACATCGCGAGGGTAACCGGCGTCGAAGACCCCCTGTACCTGATGCCGCTAGGCAGGCCAGCCCCCTGA